Below is a genomic region from Desulforhopalus sp..
GTGAATTGGCCGGAGCAGATGCGAAAGAAGGCGATGCGGTCCCGGTGCGCCGGGTTCATATTGGCCTGAATTTTAAAAACAAAGCCGGTGAAATCCTCTTCTTCCGGATCGACCATGCGGCTTACCGCCTGGCGTGGGCCGGGCGGCGGAGCCATTTCAACAAAACAGTCGAGCATCTCCCTGATACCGAAATTATTGATGGCACTGCCGAAGAATACCGGGGTCTGGCTGGCCTTCAGATAATGGTCGTATTCAAAGGGATTGGCGGCGCCGGCGAGGAGTTCCAGGTCCTGGCGCAGGTCGTCGGCTTGGCGGCCGAGCAGCGCATCAACCTGCGGGTCGTTCAGATCGTCGATAAAGATACCCTGCACATCGCGGGTATTTTGACCAGGAGTAAAGAGATGGAGGGCCTTGCGGTAGATATTGTATACGCCCTTGAAGGTCTTGCCCATGCCGATCGGCCAGGAAAGGGGGGTACACTCAATCTGCAGCTTTTCTTCGATCTCTGCCATGATATCGAGCGGCGACATGCCCTCGCGGTCGAGCTTATTGATAAAGGTCATGATCGGGGTGTTGCGCATCCGGCACACCTCCATCAGTTTCTCGGTTTGCGCCTCAACGCCTTTGGCGCTGTCGATGACCATCACCGCTGAATCGACAGCAGTAAGTACCCGGTATGTGTCCTCTGAAAAGTCCTGGTGGCCGGGGGTGTCGAGGAGGTTGACTTCATAATCCCGATAGGTGAACTTCATCACCGAAGTCGTTACGGAAATGCCGCGTTCCTGTTCGATTGCCATCCAATCGCTGGTAGCATGACGGTCTACTTTCCGCGATTTCACTGCACCGGCCATGTTGATGGCCCCTCCGAATAGAAGCAGTTTTTCGGTAAGCGTAGTCTTCCCCGCATCGGGATGGCTGATGATCCCGAAGGTCCGCCTCCTGGCGATTTCCTGGTGCTGTTGTTTACTCATGGCTGCTGAAAATAGAACTTTGATTTATGGAATGAACTTATTATAAGAACATGCAGAAAAAAAGTGAGTAGGATATGTTCTTTTTCCGATAATGCAAACAGAAAACTGACACCAATGAAAAATAAGCGTACCGTGCTGGTGACCGGAGGTTGTGGGTTCATCGGGGCGAATTTTGTTCGGTTGCTGCACAGCCACCATGGCGATTGGCGGGTGGTAAATCTTGATAAACTCACCTATGCCGGTAACTTGCAAAACCTTGCGGGGATTATCGAAGGGGAAAACTACCGCTTTGTCCGGGGCGATATCTGCGATGCCGAATTGGTTGAGAGGCTTTTTCATGAGGAAGGCTTTGACACGGTTGTCCACTTCGCCGCCGAGTCGCATGTCGATCGATCGATTACCGGCCCCGGAGAGTTCATCCGCACCAATATTGGCGGCACCTTTACCCTCCTTGAAGCAGCGCGGCAGAATTGGCCGGGGGACAAGGCGCAGGAGGCAGGACACTGTTTTCTCCATGTCAGTACCGATGAGGTCTACGGTTCTCTTGGTTCGACCGGGTATTTCACCGAGACCACGGCCTACGACCCACGGTCGCCGTATTCGGCATCGAAGGCCTCCTCCGACCACCTGGCAAGTGCCTATTTCCACACCTACGGTCTGCCGGTGCGCATAACCAACTGTTCGAACAACTACGGGCCGTATCAATTTCCGGAAAAACTCATCCCCCTCATCTTCAATAACGCCCTGAACAACCGACCCCTGCCGGTTTACGGTGACGGCAAGAATGTCCGCGACTGGTTGTATGTGCAGGATCACTGTGAGGCGATTGTCGAGGTGTTGACCAAGGGTAGGAACGGCCAGTGCTACAATATCGGTGGCAATAACGAGAAGCAAAATCTTGAGGTGGTCACCCTTATCTGTGATCTTCTTGACAAAAAGCTTGGCCTGGGCGAATCAGGGCAGCCGCGCCGCTCGCTTATCACCTTCGTGGCCGATCGTTTGGGCCATGACCGCCGCTACGCCATCGATGCAACGAAAATCAAGGAGCAGCTTGGTTGGCAGCCGCGGATGACCTTTGCCGAGGGTATGGACCAAACCGTCGATTGGTATCTTGCCAACCTTCATTGGGTGGCCGATATCGTCAGCGGCGAATACCAGATGTATTATGCCGAGATGTATCGCTTGTAAGTGCCGGGATGCATTGCACGGCAATATCCGAACCTTTTGAATATTTAGATATCAATGAAAGTTACAGCAACAGCCATTCCAGAAGTTTTGCTCATCGAGCCACGGGTGTTCGGTGATGACCGGGGTTTTTTCTTTGAGAGTTTTAATCAGCGCGAGTGGCTGGAAGAGACCGGACTGAAGCGGGATTTCGTTCAGGACAACCATTCTCGGTCAAATAAAGGGGTTTTGCGTGGTCTGCACTATCAGATCAAGCAATCCCAGGGGAAGCTGGTGCGGGTGGTCAGCGGTGAGGTCTTCGATGTTGCTGTTGATTTGCGGCGATCATCCGCCACCTTCGGCAAATGGGTCGGAGCCCTGCTGTCGGCGGAGAATAAGTTGCAGCTGTGGATCCCCGAAGGTTTTGGCCATGGTTTTGTCGTTTTGTCCGAGACTGCGGAGTTTCTTTACCGCACCACCGACTATTACGCCCCAGAGTATGAGCGCTGCATCATCTGGAATGACCCTGAACTGGGCATTGAGTGGCCGATATCGGCGCCGCCAGTCCTTTCCACAAAAGATGCCGCCGGCCTTCCCTTCCGCAGTGCCGAAGTTTTCGAGGCAGATCCGGGCAACGACAGATTCACGAGTCCTAAGTAAGGTGAGCCATGCAAAAATACATGAATTTACTGTGTGTCCTGTTCCTGCTCTGCAGCAGTTGTGCGTCGTACTCAGGTAAGAAAAAGATGGTCATTCTTCAGGATCCTAAAACCATGGACTTCGTTGAATGCGAAGTCAGCGATCAGTTTGTGACGCCCGCATCCTACAGCAAAAATGAAGAGTGCGTTGAAGGGTATAAGAAGCAGGGGTTCGTTGTTTGGGGGGAAAGGTAAGGCCGGCCTACACTGATTTTGTCATTGGGGCGCCTATCTCGAAGAAGGCATCGAGATTTTCCTTGTGCCTTTCTTGGAGAAAGGTCAAGAAGGCATAACAGCTGGTGCTGAGGATTCGGTCGCTTGGAAAGCCGATATTTTCTATAAATTCGGTGCATTCGGTAAATCGTCCAACGTTGTAGGCGATGTGTGCGTCGCTGCCGAAGGTGAGGCAGGCGCCATGACGGCCAACTGCCTCAGCGAGGGAGCTGCAGTTTTTCTCACTGCCGGGACGGGAGGTGGTGAGCGAGGAGTTGTTGATCTCGACCAGGACCTTATAGGCACTTGCCGCCTTGGCTACCTCCTCGACATCGATTGGAAAGGCGGGGTTGCCGCCGTGGGCGAAGACATCGATCTTCCCTGAGGCCATGGCCCCGATAACCGCATCGGTATGCCGGTTCTTGGTGGAAGGTTCGATGACCGGCTCATGGAGGCTGGCGAGGACGATATCCAACAGTGGTGGTAGGCTGTCATCGATATCAAGCTTACCCTGCCAGTCGATGATGTTTGCCTCTATACCCCTGAGAACCCCTACCCCGTTAAGGATCCGGGGGATGACCCGCATGTTCCTGAAGTACCAGATGTGTGGGCTGCCCGGCATGGCCGGGCCATGTTCTGTTAAAGCCAGGAGCTTGATTCCAGCGGCAGCGGCGGCGGCGACGTTCTCACCCAGTGTGCTGTAAGCGTGGCCGCTGGCGATTGTGTGGGTATGGCTATCAACCTCAATGTGCATTCGGACACTCATGGCGAGAGATTGGCGGGATGGAAGCTTGGTTTTTATCCGCCTCCGGTAGGTACCGCGTTTATACCGCAAGGGCATACGATTAGTTTGAGCAGATAGCTGCTCAGCTCAGTTTTATCTTACAGTTTGTGGCGGATTTGTCCAGCGGATCGATACTGTCGTTTTGGCGGTTTGTGACATTCTGCCGTTCGACCAAATTACCATTTGGAGACTGGCAAGTTGATCGGTTTCTCGTTAATATGAAATACGTATACCGCAAGGGCATATGTTTCGTTTGAGCAGACAAGCTGCTCAACGCAGCTTGTAAAAACCTTCTCCCTTTTCGGCGGGCTCGAACGAACCTTAGTTTTGGCCATTTTCTTTATCAGGACAATTTTTGCCACTGGGCAAAGGTTCATTTATCAACTTTTACTGTGATGAATAATCGATGAAAAAGATACAAGTAACTAACCCGGTTGTGGAGCTGGATGGCGATGAGATGACGCGGATTATCTGGCAATTTATTAAAGAATCGCTGATCTTACCCTATCTTGATCTGGATATCCGTTACTACGATTTGTCGATCCAGTCGAGAGATGCCAGTGATGATCAGGTGACCATTGATGCGGCCAACGCTATCAAACAATTCGGGGTCGGCATTAAATGCGCGACAATCACACCCGATGAAGGACGGGTGAAGGAATTCAAGCTGAAAAAGATGTACAAATCGCCAAACGGCACGATCCGCAATATTCTTGACGGGACGGTGTTTCGCGAGCCTATCGTGGTGAAGAATATTCCCCGGCTGGTAACTACTTGGAAAAGGCCGATTTGTATTGGGCGCCACGCCTTCGGCGACCAATACAAGGCAACTGATTTTGTTGTTCAAGGACGGGGAAAATTGACGGTTACCTTTACTCCTGAGGATGGCAGCGAGCCCCAGAGCTACGACGTGTATAACTTCCAGGGCTGCGGGGTGGCAATGACCATGTATAACACCGATGCCTCGATCACCGGCTTTGCTCATTCGTGTTTTAACCAGGCCATTCATAAAAAGTGGCCATTATACCTTTCAACAAAAAATACTATTTTAAAACAGTATGATGGGCGGTTTAAAGACATCTTTGCCGAACTCTACCAAAGCACCTACAAAGGGCTGATGGATGCCCTGGGTATCACCTATGAACATCGCCTGATTGACGACATGGTGGCCTCAGCGCTGAAATGGGATGGTGGCTTTGTCTGGGCCTGCAAAAATTATGATGGTGATGTCCAGTCGGATACCCTGGCACAGGGTTTCGGCTCGCTTGGCTTGATGACCTCAACCCTGGTGACTCCGGATGGTAAGACCATGGAGGCCGAGGCCGCACATGGTACCGTCACCCGCCATTACCGGGAGCATCAGCAGGGAAGACCAACCTCCACTAACCCCATTGCCTCGATCTTCGCCTGGACGAGGGGCTTGGCCTTCCGCGGCAAAATGGATGGTAACCGGCCGCTCATAGCCTTTTGCCAGGCGCTGGAAGATGTTTGTATCGAGACGGTGGAAGATGGGAAAATGACCAAAGACCTGGCCTTGTGCATTTACGGGAAGGATCTCCAGCCGAACCACTATTTAACGACTGAGGCCTTTTTGGCGGTCCTTGCCACAAATCTACAGGAGAAGCTGGCCAAAGGCTTCGAGGAGTAAGAGTGGACCTGGCATACTGCTTTTCAGAGTGCGCTTCGTACCTTGTGTAGAATTATATTCTTGTTTTTTGATTCAATTTTCTGTGGATACTATAACTGTTTTAAGGGGGCAGTGTTTAGAAAACCTTAGATATGCATGAAGGGATGGTCAAAAAACAGGTCATCCCTTTGTGCTTTTTATGCTTTTCGATTCGTCTGCATCTGCCCCAAAGGGCACTAATCCCGATGGACTGATAGTGCTGAGGCATGTGCAAGAATAACCCCTCATCCCGGAAGCAGGCGGCAGAGGGGGTGAACCATTAACCGTAAACCAGTGACCCGCCCGAGTAGCCCAATCCTCCCGCACAGGCGAGACAGAGAAAATAGAAAATCACCATTTTTCTCTGACTGGCTCCCTTTCTCTTTATGATAACGGCGGCTATCAAGAGAACAGTAAGCACCGTGGCGAGAATCATTTTTGCAATGATAAAGCCATTCCACGCCCCTTGCTGTAAGTGAAGCCAATCCAGCATACCGGCACCGATAACCGGGCCAATGGAGAGCAGGGCAAGGACACAGCAGTGAAAGGCAGTCTGATCAAAGACCTCTTTTTTCATGACTAGACCGAGGAGGGAAAACACCACCATGCCAATAATCATGCCCATCGGCACATGGGTGAGCATGGGGTGGAGCGGGTGGGTAAATCCCACCGCCGCCAGAAAGGTGTAAAGGCTTTCAACCATTGAGTTCATAATGCCCTCCTTTGTGAAGAGAATGATTGCGGTGGCAAACCTCCAATATGGAACAACCGCGATCCCTGTTGTAGTAAGTGATAATCATTCCTGGTTACAATTACAAAGGACATTTCGCACACCGATCATTTCTCAGCCCAAGGTTGTTAAGCCAAGGTGTGGTTATTTGGCGCTTTTCAAGTAGGCATAAATATCTGCCGCATCTCGTTCGGAGATTTTTGACTCTGGAAAGGGTGGCATTATTGGCGCATCTTTCTTTCGCAGTTTTTTGACAAAACTACCAAAGCTCATGTCGAGGTTGGTGATGTCGGGAGCTCGGCCACCTTTACCTGTTTCACCGTGACAGGCACCGCAGTTGTTCATCTTGTACCATGTTTGGCCGTTTCCCGGGTCGCCAACCGGGGCTGTTCCGCAAGAGGAAAGGGTCAGGAAAAGGAGAAAAGCACCGCAGCTTACGGCAATTTTACAATGATCGGCAGGCAGCATACAAACTCCTTGGTGGTAATAAATTGTTGAAAAATGAATGACAGACGAAGGTGCAGGCTGCTTGCATGGTAAAAAAGGCCAGCGCAAATGGCAAGGACATTTTCAGCGTTTGTCGAGCCGGGCCAGCGGGATGCCTGTGTCACCAATGGGCACCCTGGCCTGAAGCTCCTTGAGCAGTTGCTTCCTGGTGTTTTCCGGCTGGTTGAGCAGGAGGGCAAAAGGTATAAGCGTGTCATTTTGCGGGAAGTATCCGGCGTAACAGTAGACACCGGTGAGGGTGCCACTTTTCAGCGGTATTGATTCGTATTGCTTTAAAAGGGTGGCAAATGGTTTG
It encodes:
- a CDS encoding peptide chain release factor 3: MSKQQHQEIARRRTFGIISHPDAGKTTLTEKLLLFGGAINMAGAVKSRKVDRHATSDWMAIEQERGISVTTSVMKFTYRDYEVNLLDTPGHQDFSEDTYRVLTAVDSAVMVIDSAKGVEAQTEKLMEVCRMRNTPIMTFINKLDREGMSPLDIMAEIEEKLQIECTPLSWPIGMGKTFKGVYNIYRKALHLFTPGQNTRDVQGIFIDDLNDPQVDALLGRQADDLRQDLELLAGAANPFEYDHYLKASQTPVFFGSAINNFGIREMLDCFVEMAPPPGPRQAVSRMVDPEEEDFTGFVFKIQANMNPAHRDRIAFFRICSGQFTKGMKVRHHRLGKDITLANATIFMAQERSNVEEAWPGDIIGLHNHGTIKIGDTFSPKEPLKFTGIPNFAPEHFRRVLLKDPLKMKQLQKGLVQLAEEGAIQVFRPLIGSDYIMGAVGVLQFEVTMARLQNEYSVRAIYESVDYQAARWVYCDDKKALEEFERKNQASLARDTEGFLTYLAQSEWMLNYFMEKWPAIIFHKTRENI
- the rfbB gene encoding dTDP-glucose 4,6-dehydratase; the protein is MKNKRTVLVTGGCGFIGANFVRLLHSHHGDWRVVNLDKLTYAGNLQNLAGIIEGENYRFVRGDICDAELVERLFHEEGFDTVVHFAAESHVDRSITGPGEFIRTNIGGTFTLLEAARQNWPGDKAQEAGHCFLHVSTDEVYGSLGSTGYFTETTAYDPRSPYSASKASSDHLASAYFHTYGLPVRITNCSNNYGPYQFPEKLIPLIFNNALNNRPLPVYGDGKNVRDWLYVQDHCEAIVEVLTKGRNGQCYNIGGNNEKQNLEVVTLICDLLDKKLGLGESGQPRRSLITFVADRLGHDRRYAIDATKIKEQLGWQPRMTFAEGMDQTVDWYLANLHWVADIVSGEYQMYYAEMYRL
- the rfbC gene encoding dTDP-4-dehydrorhamnose 3,5-epimerase encodes the protein MKVTATAIPEVLLIEPRVFGDDRGFFFESFNQREWLEETGLKRDFVQDNHSRSNKGVLRGLHYQIKQSQGKLVRVVSGEVFDVAVDLRRSSATFGKWVGALLSAENKLQLWIPEGFGHGFVVLSETAEFLYRTTDYYAPEYERCIIWNDPELGIEWPISAPPVLSTKDAAGLPFRSAEVFEADPGNDRFTSPK
- a CDS encoding phosphatase, translated to MHIEVDSHTHTIASGHAYSTLGENVAAAAAAGIKLLALTEHGPAMPGSPHIWYFRNMRVIPRILNGVGVLRGIEANIIDWQGKLDIDDSLPPLLDIVLASLHEPVIEPSTKNRHTDAVIGAMASGKIDVFAHGGNPAFPIDVEEVAKAASAYKVLVEINNSSLTTSRPGSEKNCSSLAEAVGRHGACLTFGSDAHIAYNVGRFTECTEFIENIGFPSDRILSTSCYAFLTFLQERHKENLDAFFEIGAPMTKSV
- a CDS encoding isocitrate dehydrogenase (NADP(+)), whose amino-acid sequence is MKKIQVTNPVVELDGDEMTRIIWQFIKESLILPYLDLDIRYYDLSIQSRDASDDQVTIDAANAIKQFGVGIKCATITPDEGRVKEFKLKKMYKSPNGTIRNILDGTVFREPIVVKNIPRLVTTWKRPICIGRHAFGDQYKATDFVVQGRGKLTVTFTPEDGSEPQSYDVYNFQGCGVAMTMYNTDASITGFAHSCFNQAIHKKWPLYLSTKNTILKQYDGRFKDIFAELYQSTYKGLMDALGITYEHRLIDDMVASALKWDGGFVWACKNYDGDVQSDTLAQGFGSLGLMTSTLVTPDGKTMEAEAAHGTVTRHYREHQQGRPTSTNPIASIFAWTRGLAFRGKMDGNRPLIAFCQALEDVCIETVEDGKMTKDLALCIYGKDLQPNHYLTTEAFLAVLATNLQEKLAKGFEE
- a CDS encoding cytochrome c, with the translated sequence MLPADHCKIAVSCGAFLLFLTLSSCGTAPVGDPGNGQTWYKMNNCGACHGETGKGGRAPDITNLDMSFGSFVKKLRKKDAPIMPPFPESKISERDAADIYAYLKSAK